A genomic stretch from Sulfurimonas sediminis includes:
- a CDS encoding ATP-dependent DNA helicase produces MNYKELILDKLYKKQNVFLTGGAGVGKTTTTREIIAAFEGEAKKVAKLASTGMAATLIGGQTLHSFFDLGIASDVQELQKNAKFEIKKKIKKLISSMDLIVVDEISMVSDTLFAMIELRLNQAGFKGSLLVVGDFLQLPPVVRGYGEVKFAFESPAWQHFSFETVELTHIYRTDDIRFIELLHAVRFGAINETIHNQLNEFIKPLPNDLSQFTFLFGKNASAAKHNKTQLDFIDEALHVKEAQVVKHLKSTQDKEVERFMDDARIDKELALKVGAPVLFTRNAWNYFNGERGTVVNVDESCVYVQKSDGKVLKLEPTAQSKPVWKEKSVKGKKEMVEENVFTVYQFPIKLAFAITIHKSQGMSIEDLIIDTNEIFAPSQFYVALSRSSNPARLTLIAPKRQWYELAYVNQKAFSFVQRQQSC; encoded by the coding sequence ATGAATTATAAAGAATTGATACTTGATAAACTATACAAGAAACAAAATGTTTTTTTAACAGGCGGTGCAGGTGTTGGAAAAACGACCACTACGAGAGAAATTATAGCAGCATTTGAAGGGGAGGCAAAAAAAGTTGCCAAGCTGGCTTCAACGGGAATGGCCGCTACACTTATAGGCGGGCAGACGCTCCACAGCTTTTTTGATTTGGGCATTGCTTCGGATGTGCAAGAGTTGCAAAAAAATGCAAAATTTGAAATCAAAAAAAAGATTAAAAAGCTTATATCAAGTATGGATTTGATTGTCGTTGATGAAATTTCCATGGTGAGTGATACACTTTTTGCAATGATAGAACTGCGTCTCAATCAGGCAGGTTTTAAGGGCTCTTTGCTGGTTGTCGGTGATTTTTTACAGCTGCCTCCGGTTGTGCGCGGTTATGGCGAAGTAAAATTTGCTTTTGAATCACCTGCCTGGCAGCATTTCTCTTTTGAAACAGTGGAACTGACACATATTTACAGAACGGATGATATTCGTTTTATAGAGCTTTTACATGCAGTGCGATTTGGTGCCATTAATGAAACCATCCATAACCAACTCAACGAATTTATAAAACCTCTGCCAAATGATTTAAGCCAGTTTACTTTTTTGTTTGGTAAAAATGCTTCGGCTGCAAAGCATAACAAAACCCAGCTTGATTTTATAGATGAGGCTTTACATGTAAAGGAAGCGCAGGTTGTCAAACATCTCAAATCAACACAGGACAAAGAAGTGGAGCGTTTTATGGATGATGCCAGAATAGATAAAGAGCTTGCCTTGAAAGTGGGTGCTCCTGTTTTGTTTACACGAAACGCCTGGAACTACTTTAACGGAGAAAGAGGCACTGTTGTAAATGTGGACGAGAGCTGTGTGTATGTGCAAAAGAGTGACGGCAAAGTGCTAAAACTTGAGCCAACCGCACAAAGCAAGCCTGTCTGGAAAGAAAAGAGTGTCAAAGGGAAAAAAGAGATGGTGGAGGAGAATGTTTTTACGGTTTATCAGTTTCCCATAAAACTTGCGTTTGCCATTACTATACATAAATCACAGGGAATGTCCATCGAAGATCTCATCATTGATACCAATGAAATTTTTGCACCTTCACAGTTTTATGTAGCACTCTCACGTTCATCAAATCCTGCAAGACTCACACTCATAGCTCCAAAGAGACAATGGTATGAGCTTGCCTATGTGAACCAAAAAGCTTTTAGCTTTGTGCAAAGGCAGCAAAGTTGTTAA
- a CDS encoding diguanylate cyclase, translating into MQNVNATVTIAIDELPDNVVIYKFQDGDFVFVNINKNVEKTEHISKNELIGKKLTEAFPGVKDFGLFDVLMQVYRDGKPRELDTRLYKDEKTNGWRYNSVRKLPNGELIVFYKDMTRCKQLEDEVYSLDKETAQERRKVYLLAKALEQTDDMVLITDVNGIIEYVNDSVLVKTGYERSELIGNKTNIFKSGNHRNDFYKRLWKTILSGKNYNSVIIDKTKYGRLYYADLKITPLFDEERNIQNFVATSTDITSRIEMEKKLQKLATIDSLTEIYNRYKIDEAINLHIERHKRYKEPFCILMFDIDFFKKVNDTYGHDIGDRVLKALSRLVLTHIRKTDIFGRWGGEEFVVILENTSREKALHIAEKLRKRVEAYSIDKKYKITISIGVAEYSEPETREELVKKADEALYKAKQTGRNRVVVG; encoded by the coding sequence ATGCAAAATGTGAACGCAACTGTTACGATTGCGATAGATGAACTTCCTGACAATGTTGTTATTTATAAGTTTCAAGACGGCGATTTTGTTTTTGTAAATATAAATAAAAATGTCGAGAAAACAGAACATATTTCTAAAAATGAACTGATAGGAAAAAAACTCACAGAAGCTTTTCCCGGTGTCAAAGATTTTGGGCTTTTTGATGTTTTGATGCAGGTGTATCGAGACGGGAAACCAAGAGAACTTGATACAAGACTTTATAAAGATGAAAAGACAAACGGCTGGCGTTATAACAGTGTGCGAAAGCTCCCAAACGGCGAATTGATAGTTTTTTACAAAGATATGACCCGATGCAAACAACTCGAAGATGAGGTATATTCCTTGGACAAAGAAACAGCACAAGAGAGAAGAAAAGTTTACTTGCTTGCAAAAGCATTGGAACAAACGGATGATATGGTTTTGATCACAGATGTCAATGGTATTATAGAGTATGTAAATGATTCTGTGCTTGTCAAAACGGGGTATGAGAGAAGCGAACTTATAGGAAATAAAACAAATATTTTTAAATCAGGAAATCATAGGAATGACTTTTACAAAAGACTGTGGAAGACGATACTTTCGGGAAAAAATTATAACAGTGTTATCATAGACAAGACAAAATACGGCAGGCTCTATTATGCAGACTTGAAAATAACACCGCTTTTTGATGAAGAGAGAAATATCCAAAACTTTGTTGCTACAAGTACAGATATTACAAGCCGTATCGAGATGGAAAAAAAGCTACAAAAACTGGCAACGATAGACAGTTTGACAGAAATATACAACCGCTACAAAATAGATGAAGCGATAAATCTTCACATAGAAAGACATAAACGCTACAAGGAACCGTTTTGTATACTGATGTTTGACATAGATTTTTTTAAAAAGGTAAATGACACCTATGGACATGATATAGGGGACAGGGTATTAAAAGCTTTAAGTCGTCTGGTTTTAACGCATATCCGAAAAACTGACATATTTGGTCGATGGGGTGGTGAGGAGTTTGTTGTAATACTTGAAAACACAAGCAGGGAAAAAGCCCTTCATATCGCTGAAAAACTCAGAAAAAGAGTCGAAGCATACAGTATAGACAAAAAATATAAAATTACCATCAGTATAGGTGTTGCCGAGTACAGCGAGCCAGAAACAAGGGAAGAATTAGTGAAAAAAGCAGATGAAGCTTTGTACAAAGCGAAACAAACTGGAAGGAATAGAGTTGTTGTTGGGTAA
- a CDS encoding arsenate reductase ArsC, producing the protein MSQKKEVLILCTGNSCRSIMAEALVNAKLGECVHAQSSGVKASGKVNPHAQALLQKKGYWRDEYHSKVIETVLDTPFDLVVTVCDAAKETCPVFAKAVKTLHVGFEDPSGKEEAEYKKTLNLIEKELLPIIKQELCNEQKSK; encoded by the coding sequence ATGAGTCAAAAAAAAGAAGTTTTAATTCTCTGCACAGGCAACAGTTGCCGTTCCATCATGGCAGAAGCCCTTGTCAATGCAAAACTTGGTGAATGTGTGCATGCCCAAAGTTCAGGAGTCAAAGCAAGTGGCAAAGTAAATCCTCATGCACAGGCACTTCTTCAAAAAAAAGGCTATTGGAGAGACGAATATCATTCAAAAGTTATAGAAACGGTGCTAGATACGCCTTTTGACTTGGTCGTGACTGTGTGTGACGCGGCAAAAGAGACCTGCCCTGTGTTTGCCAAAGCAGTGAAGACTTTACATGTAGGCTTTGAAGACCCAAGCGGCAAAGAAGAAGCAGAGTATAAAAAAACACTCAATTTAATAGAAAAAGAGTTATTACCAATCATAAAACAGGAGTTATGCAATGAACAAAAAAGTAAATAA
- a CDS encoding type II secretion system protein, with product MKRSGFTLIELIFVIVIIGVLAAVAVPKFKNLRQNAMVANVIQPITDMNSSGGASAFLNATELNNVSKNDLNITDIYKFNGKDWTISSNKKTATYRAGETDLNATFVYGNGEVNATITGDTTFQPIITNNGYTSGTTYTIYLDTQE from the coding sequence ATGAAAAGAAGCGGTTTTACTCTTATAGAGTTAATCTTCGTAATCGTAATTATAGGTGTTTTGGCAGCAGTGGCTGTTCCAAAGTTTAAGAACTTGCGTCAAAATGCAATGGTTGCTAATGTTATTCAGCCGATTACTGATATGAATAGCAGTGGTGGTGCCTCAGCATTCTTGAATGCAACAGAGTTAAATAATGTAAGTAAAAATGATTTAAATATCACAGATATTTATAAATTTAATGGAAAAGATTGGACTATTAGTAGTAATAAGAAGACAGCCACATATAGGGCAGGAGAGACTGATCTTAATGCGACTTTTGTTTATGGCAATGGTGAAGTGAATGCGACTATTACTGGAGATACTACATTTCAACCTATAATAACCAATAATGGTTATACTAGCGGTACAACTTATACAATATATCTTGACACTCAAGAATAA
- a CDS encoding type II secretion system protein, with protein sequence MKKSAFTLIELIFVIVIIGVLAAVAVPKFSHLSSNAKISSEMATAATVQSALDDIHAEWITAEGTFTWGNGNSIDCNNGSDALFDCDNGYPKKLGECAATNSQAFQYLLKNPAGVDAKWSCTANNDYHGPASSTNSGVGENGSDKPDSTDHWEYNDVNGTFILIEG encoded by the coding sequence ATGAAAAAATCTGCATTTACACTTATAGAACTAATTTTTGTTATTGTAATCATCGGTGTGTTAGCCGCAGTTGCTGTACCAAAATTTAGTCACCTCTCTTCAAATGCAAAAATCTCTTCGGAGATGGCTACGGCTGCGACGGTGCAGTCTGCCCTTGACGATATTCATGCAGAGTGGATAACGGCTGAGGGTACATTTACCTGGGGAAACGGCAACAGTATCGACTGTAACAACGGCAGTGACGCTCTTTTTGACTGTGACAACGGATACCCTAAAAAACTGGGTGAGTGTGCAGCAACAAATTCTCAAGCCTTTCAGTATTTACTGAAAAATCCGGCTGGTGTAGATGCAAAATGGAGCTGCACGGCAAACAACGACTACCACGGACCGGCATCAAGCACAAACAGCGGTGTTGGCGAAAACGGTAGTGACAAACCTGACAGTACAGACCATTGGGAATACAATGATGTAAACGGTACTTTTATACTCATAGAAGGCTAA
- a CDS encoding peroxiredoxin: MLVTNPAPDFTATAVLADGSIVEDFKLSENFGEKGTVVFFYPLDFTFVCPSEIIAFSHRYDEFQKRGVNVIGVSVDSQFSHFAWRETPVEKGGIGRINFPLVADLTKDISRDYDVLLNNAVALRGSFLIDDKGIVRHAVINDLPLGRNVDEMLRMIDAQQFTDEHGEVCPAGWQKGDEAMKPDAEGVAEYLAKHEKEL, translated from the coding sequence ATGTTAGTAACAAATCCAGCTCCAGATTTTACAGCTACAGCAGTTTTAGCTGATGGCTCAATCGTTGAAGACTTTAAATTAAGTGAAAATTTCGGTGAAAAAGGGACAGTTGTATTCTTTTATCCGTTAGATTTTACTTTTGTCTGCCCATCAGAAATCATTGCATTTTCTCACAGATATGATGAATTTCAAAAACGTGGTGTAAATGTTATCGGTGTTTCAGTAGATAGCCAGTTTTCTCACTTTGCATGGAGAGAAACTCCTGTTGAAAAAGGTGGAATCGGTCGTATCAATTTCCCACTCGTTGCAGACTTGACAAAAGATATTTCTCGTGACTATGATGTGCTTTTAAACAATGCAGTAGCACTTCGTGGTTCATTTTTGATTGATGACAAAGGGATTGTTCGTCATGCAGTTATTAATGACCTTCCACTAGGGCGTAATGTAGATGAGATGCTAAGAATGATCGATGCACAGCAGTTTACTGATGAGCATGGTGAAGTGTGTCCTGCTGGTTGGCAAAAAGGTGACGAAGCTATGAAACCTGATGCTGAGGGTGTTGCTGAGTACCTGGCAAAACACGAAAAAGAGTTATAA
- a CDS encoding GGDEF domain-containing response regulator, whose translation MMNEKILIVEDNKALAKFIAKKLTSALDIEVDIAYTMQEAKLFIAGHKYFLALLDINLPDSNNGEIVDFAAKKKLHSIVISGITDKEFRYKMLQKNIIDYINKNSQNDIDEMDYIIQMIQRLQKNRNHKVLVVDDSRVFRQTMQNILENLFFTVIAVAHGEEAIGMLKSQPDISLVLTDYNMPVMDGLELTIEIRKTYSKNELCILALSGNTDEEVTAMFLKHGANDYIKKPFSKEEFSCRVNNAIEALENIQLITQYANRDFLTGLYNRRYFFQEVNDYINEIQDKGEQFAIGMIDIDHFKKINDTYGHDTGDKVITALADILRSSTNPQDIVARFGGEEFCVVLKNINRHSAREIFERLRENVERFSYHTKDDEYIRFTISIGALLFHEEESLDNNINEADMLLYKAKNNGRNQLVFQA comes from the coding sequence ATGATGAATGAAAAAATTTTAATAGTAGAAGACAACAAAGCATTGGCAAAATTTATTGCCAAAAAACTGACATCAGCACTCGATATAGAAGTTGATATAGCTTACACTATGCAAGAAGCAAAATTATTTATCGCAGGTCATAAATATTTTTTAGCCCTTTTGGATATAAATCTTCCTGACTCAAATAATGGCGAAATCGTTGATTTTGCTGCAAAAAAGAAACTTCATTCAATTGTCATCAGTGGAATCACTGATAAAGAATTTAGATACAAAATGCTTCAAAAAAACATCATTGATTATATCAATAAAAACAGTCAAAACGATATTGATGAAATGGATTACATTATTCAAATGATTCAAAGACTTCAAAAAAACAGAAATCATAAAGTTTTAGTTGTCGATGACTCTCGTGTTTTCAGACAAACAATGCAAAATATTTTGGAAAATCTCTTTTTTACCGTGATTGCTGTAGCCCATGGAGAAGAAGCCATAGGAATGCTAAAATCACAGCCCGACATCTCTTTAGTGCTTACTGATTACAACATGCCAGTGATGGATGGACTAGAACTAACCATAGAAATAAGAAAAACCTACTCAAAAAATGAGCTCTGCATTCTCGCACTTTCAGGAAATACCGATGAAGAAGTAACAGCAATGTTTCTCAAACACGGTGCAAATGACTACATTAAAAAACCATTTTCCAAAGAAGAATTTTCCTGTCGTGTCAATAATGCCATAGAAGCATTGGAAAACATACAGCTCATCACACAATACGCAAATCGTGATTTTCTTACAGGATTATATAACCGAAGATATTTCTTTCAGGAAGTAAATGACTATATAAATGAAATTCAAGACAAAGGAGAACAATTTGCCATAGGCATGATTGATATTGACCATTTTAAGAAAATAAATGACACCTATGGACATGATACAGGTGATAAAGTCATTACTGCCCTTGCAGACATTCTCAGAAGCTCTACAAACCCACAAGATATTGTTGCAAGATTTGGTGGGGAAGAGTTTTGTGTCGTCTTAAAAAACATCAATAGACACAGCGCACGTGAAATTTTTGAAAGATTACGGGAAAATGTAGAGCGCTTTTCTTATCACACAAAAGATGATGAGTATATTCGTTTTACAATTTCCATCGGTGCCTTACTGTTTCACGAGGAAGAATCTCTGGATAACAATATCAATGAAGCAGACATGCTCTTGTATAAAGCAAAAAACAATGGTAGAAATCAGCTTGTTTTTCAAGCCTGA
- a CDS encoding arsenic transporter, with product MVLAFGLFLVTLVFIIWQPRGLQIGTTAVTGALVAIVLGIVSFDDVLTVIDIVWDATLSFIGIIILSMVLDEIGFFEWAAIKMAHLSGGNGNKMFVYILLLGAVVAAFFANDGAALILTPILLAKMKYLKMKPLPIFAFLMAGGFIGDAASNPLVISNLTNIVTVGYFDIGFVEYAKNMFLPNLLSIFASIVVLWIYFRKDIPLHVKVQMLPEASSVIKNQTMFKISWLFLALLMVGYFIGDILHLPVSVFALGGALLFLAIANYYKAVKPMMTIKAAPWQVVWFSIGLYVVVYGLKNAGLTDMVAEWIEALNRQGETLAIIGTGFLSAIISSVMNNMPTIMIMDIAIDKVGYVGNEALVYANILGANLGPKMTPIGSLATLLWLHVLAQKGVKIGWGEYMKVGLVVTPPVLFIALLGLI from the coding sequence ATGGTACTTGCATTTGGTTTGTTTTTAGTGACACTGGTATTTATCATCTGGCAGCCCAGAGGCTTGCAAATAGGAACAACGGCAGTTACAGGTGCTCTCGTCGCCATAGTGCTCGGCATAGTGAGTTTTGATGATGTGCTTACAGTTATAGATATAGTCTGGGATGCGACACTCTCTTTTATAGGCATTATCATTCTTTCCATGGTGTTGGATGAAATAGGCTTTTTTGAGTGGGCAGCCATTAAAATGGCACATCTCAGCGGTGGTAACGGTAACAAAATGTTTGTTTACATCTTGCTTCTGGGTGCTGTTGTGGCAGCTTTCTTTGCCAATGACGGGGCAGCCTTGATTTTGACACCGATTTTGCTGGCAAAAATGAAATACCTGAAAATGAAACCCTTGCCGATTTTTGCCTTTTTAATGGCGGGCGGTTTTATAGGCGATGCCGCTTCAAACCCGCTTGTGATTTCAAACCTCACAAATATTGTGACAGTAGGCTACTTTGACATAGGTTTTGTTGAATATGCCAAAAATATGTTCCTGCCGAATCTCTTGAGTATTTTTGCTTCCATTGTTGTTTTATGGATTTATTTTCGAAAGGACATTCCTTTACATGTAAAGGTGCAGATGCTGCCCGAAGCATCTTCTGTCATTAAAAACCAAACAATGTTTAAAATTTCATGGCTCTTTTTGGCACTCTTGATGGTGGGATACTTCATAGGCGATATACTGCATCTGCCTGTTTCTGTTTTTGCACTTGGCGGTGCTTTACTTTTTTTGGCAATAGCAAACTACTATAAAGCAGTTAAGCCGATGATGACAATCAAAGCAGCACCTTGGCAAGTGGTATGGTTTAGTATTGGGTTGTATGTAGTTGTGTATGGGTTGAAAAATGCAGGACTGACAGATATGGTGGCTGAGTGGATTGAAGCGTTAAACAGACAGGGAGAGACACTGGCCATTATCGGTACAGGGTTTCTCTCGGCCATTATAAGTTCTGTGATGAACAATATGCCGACGATTATGATAATGGACATCGCCATAGACAAAGTCGGATATGTCGGGAATGAAGCGCTTGTCTATGCAAATATACTCGGAGCAAATCTCGGACCGAAAATGACACCCATAGGCTCTCTCGCAACACTGCTGTGGTTACATGTACTCGCGCAAAAAGGGGTAAAAATAGGCTGGGGCGAATACATGAAAGTAGGACTTGTAGTAACACCTCCTGTTTTATTTATCGCACTTTTGGGATTAATTTAA
- a CDS encoding type II secretion system F family protein produces the protein MKYFKIDYKFGKKRSSIVLESANKIEAMEKFFEMELGVLIKIQETSKPLEQSFQDLLAKYNDPVGKKKVDQERLIALLDQMAIMLDAGLPLNYTLSEVTKHQEDKALKAIFEKVLNDIESGKGFYASVLPFQEQLGRLTVAMIQLGEETGQIAESLTHLTDILQDILDNRKKFKKATRYPLVIVTAMGIAFSVVTIFVIPQFKSIFESTKMELPLPTKFLLWLEYALRVYGPYILAGAVLLAITISYMYKKSDKVHMFLDKLILKIYIIGKATFFAMISRFVYVFSVLVKAGIPMLEALRIASGIIDNVYIKQKVDKIASAIEEGKSLNQGFEETELFENMVVEMIKAGETGGGLDKMLQKVVKIYKDRFSYIVDNIATLIEPILLGAIAGFVLMLALGIFLPMWNMVDMAN, from the coding sequence GTGAAGTATTTTAAAATTGATTACAAATTTGGGAAAAAACGCTCCTCCATTGTCCTCGAATCAGCAAACAAGATAGAAGCCATGGAAAAGTTTTTTGAAATGGAACTTGGAGTTCTTATAAAAATTCAAGAGACTTCAAAACCACTTGAACAGTCATTTCAAGACCTTTTGGCAAAATACAACGATCCTGTCGGCAAGAAAAAAGTTGATCAGGAGAGGCTCATAGCACTGCTCGATCAAATGGCTATCATGCTTGATGCTGGACTCCCACTCAACTATACACTCAGCGAAGTAACAAAACACCAGGAGGACAAAGCCCTCAAAGCCATATTTGAAAAAGTTTTAAATGACATAGAGAGTGGAAAAGGTTTTTATGCTTCCGTACTTCCGTTTCAAGAGCAGCTTGGAAGACTCACTGTTGCCATGATTCAGCTTGGTGAAGAGACCGGACAAATCGCCGAATCACTCACACATCTCACCGATATCCTCCAAGATATTCTGGATAACCGAAAAAAATTCAAAAAAGCCACACGCTATCCGCTGGTCATCGTGACGGCCATGGGTATTGCCTTTAGTGTTGTGACAATTTTTGTCATTCCTCAGTTTAAGTCTATCTTCGAAAGTACAAAAATGGAACTGCCGCTGCCGACAAAGTTTTTACTCTGGCTGGAGTATGCTTTGCGTGTGTATGGTCCCTATATTCTTGCAGGTGCTGTACTTTTAGCAATCACCATCTCTTACATGTACAAAAAGAGCGACAAAGTCCATATGTTTTTGGATAAACTGATACTCAAAATTTACATTATCGGCAAAGCAACTTTTTTTGCAATGATCAGTCGTTTTGTCTATGTCTTCAGTGTACTTGTCAAAGCTGGGATTCCCATGCTTGAAGCCTTGCGCATAGCTTCGGGAATTATAGATAATGTCTACATCAAACAAAAAGTAGACAAAATTGCCAGTGCTATCGAAGAGGGAAAAAGTCTAAACCAGGGTTTTGAAGAGACAGAACTTTTTGAAAATATGGTTGTTGAGATGATAAAAGCGGGTGAAACCGGTGGCGGTTTGGATAAAATGCTGCAAAAAGTTGTCAAGATTTACAAAGACAGATTCAGCTATATTGTCGATAATATTGCTACACTGATAGAGCCTATACTGCTCGGGGCTATTGCAGGATTTGTCTTAATGCTTGCACTTGGAATTTTCCTGCCGATGTGGAATATGGTCGATATGGCAAACTAA
- a CDS encoding ArsR/SmtB family transcription factor, with protein MEIFLKTVSALNDETRVLILRFLDEYGECCVCDLQESLNMIQSRLSRHLKILKEAGFLRVERKGTWGFYAIRSPLDRFRTEALREIRHLEIALPPLKKSSQNGACKI; from the coding sequence ATGGAAATATTTTTAAAAACTGTTTCGGCACTAAATGATGAAACCCGGGTGCTTATCCTGCGGTTTTTGGACGAATACGGGGAGTGTTGTGTCTGTGACCTGCAAGAATCCCTTAATATGATCCAGTCACGCCTCTCACGCCATCTAAAAATTTTAAAAGAAGCCGGCTTTTTAAGAGTTGAGAGAAAAGGCACCTGGGGCTTTTATGCTATTCGCTCACCACTTGACAGGTTTCGCACAGAGGCTTTAAGAGAAATTCGGCATTTGGAAATAGCCTTGCCACCTTTGAAGAAATCATCCCAAAACGGAGCATGTAAAATATGA
- a CDS encoding DMT family transporter → MLKKVDSGVLFMLGSALISALNGALTKILSEDISALEIVLFRNLIGVLLILYALKHTAPKLTGGKIHLLFTRGLFGFMAMILFFYTITVIPLGEAITLNKTSPFFVTLLAYFILHEHLSRRTLFALLIGFLGVVLIAKPFGMSFSYVHFLGILGGFFAAAAYTTIKKIKDIYDSRVIVLSFVVVGTLLPALLFLSAPLINVPAPLRFLFPEFILPSSLHVWLLIILMAFISTLSQWLLTKAYSAKNLSVIGVVSYTNIPFAIGFGYMLGDSFPDTLTFTGIFLIIFGGILVSKKRS, encoded by the coding sequence TTGTTAAAAAAAGTAGACAGTGGTGTGCTTTTTATGCTTGGAAGTGCTTTGATTTCAGCACTTAATGGAGCTTTGACAAAAATACTCTCAGAAGATATTTCTGCCTTGGAAATTGTTCTTTTTCGTAATCTCATCGGGGTGTTACTCATACTTTATGCACTCAAACATACGGCACCGAAACTTACAGGCGGTAAGATTCATCTGCTTTTTACCCGCGGACTTTTTGGTTTTATGGCAATGATACTGTTCTTTTATACAATTACGGTCATACCACTTGGTGAAGCGATAACACTCAACAAAACCTCACCGTTTTTTGTGACACTGCTTGCCTATTTTATCTTGCATGAACATCTGAGCAGGCGAACACTCTTTGCACTGCTTATAGGGTTTTTAGGTGTTGTTCTGATAGCAAAGCCTTTTGGAATGAGTTTTTCTTATGTCCATTTTTTAGGGATACTGGGCGGTTTTTTTGCTGCAGCGGCTTATACGACCATTAAAAAGATAAAAGATATATATGATTCACGGGTAATAGTGCTCTCTTTTGTAGTGGTCGGAACACTCTTGCCTGCATTGTTGTTTCTGAGCGCACCACTTATAAATGTTCCCGCTCCTTTACGTTTTTTGTTTCCTGAATTTATACTGCCAAGCAGTTTACATGTATGGTTGTTGATTATTTTGATGGCGTTTATATCGACACTTTCACAATGGCTTTTGACAAAAGCATACAGTGCAAAAAATTTAAGTGTCATCGGTGTGGTCAGTTATACAAATATTCCCTTTGCTATTGGTTTTGGGTATATGCTTGGGGACAGTTTTCCCGATACATTGACATTTACAGGTATCTTTCTTATCATTTTTGGTGGAATTTTGGTGAGTAAAAAGAGAAGTTAA